CGGAGCGAGGCGCGAGCACCGTGAGCGCCTCGGAAGGCGAGCGGTGACCACGGGGAACCGCGAGCGAACAGCGAGCGATAGGCCGACGCCGTGCGAGGGATGAGTGAGCGAACGGGGAGAAACAACCCGTCAGCGAACGAATCGGTTGGGGAGGACGTAGACATTCCTTGGTCCAGTAGGAGTATCAGCTGAAGGGTATCGTTATATCCAGGTGAGACAATGAGCAGCCGCAATGTATCGTACAATTGTTATAATTTATAAGCCATGACAGCTATTTTCAGATATGAGTGATATTTTTCAATCTCCGTTTCGGAGAGCCATTCAGGACTGTTCCTTGGTTTAGGTCTGGGGTTTGTAATCGGGATCGGCGGGTTTGGGGAGTCTTGGCAGGAGGCGACTTTCTCCGCTATTGGGACTGGAATCGGTCTTGCATTCATTTTCTATGTTGTTTTCCCCCTAACTGTACCCGCTGATGGGTGATTCGGCAGGTGATGATACGTTCGCATCTCTACGTAACGGAACCGTGGTCGTACGATCTCGAACCCCTCGCCCAGTCGACGCGCTCAAGTCCACACTCGAGCAAGGACGACCATGCACGTCACCGTCGACGTCAAGGGTGAGGGGAGCCACGAACTCGCGCTCGAGGACGTGGCGACCGACGCGCCGGAGCCGACCTACGCGGACCTGCTCCGCGAGGTCGACCTCAGCCCCCACGAGGTGAGCGTCCTGGTCGACGGACGGCCCGTCCCCGAGGATCAGCCGGTCGAGAGCGAGCGCGTGACGGTGTTGCGGCTGATCAAGGGCGGCTCCCTGAGTCCCGTCTGGACTCGAGTCGCGTCCCCCTCGCCGCGGTCGCCTTGAACGAGGCGACGACCTCCCGGCCGGGTTCGAGCGCCAGTCGCTCGCGGCTCGAGCGCGTCACGAGCGCCTCGAGATCGACCCCTCTGCCAGCGAGAGCGTTACGCTGGCGATCTCCTCGCCCGCTTCGACGTTCGTTACCGTTCCGTCGAAGCGGTTTCGAGGCTCGTCCCGTCGGGTTCGGGCGTTTCGTCCGGGTCGGTCAGGACGACCGCGTCCGAGCGAACGCCGATCTGGACCTCGCGCGCGGTCCGCGGCACTGCTACGACCGAACCGGCGGCCGTCTCGACGGTCGCGAGTTCGCCGGTTCGCTCGTCGACGGTTCCCGTGAACACCGACTCCGTCACCGTCGCCACGCCGTCGAGTTCGGTCTCGTAGCGGTCGAACCGTCGGCGTAGCTCGTGGGCGGTATCGGTTAGCCTGGTCCCGCCGCCGCCGCGGCCGCCGCGCTGACGTTCCGTAAGCTGGCCGACCTCCGCCTCGAGTTCGACGATCCGGTTCTGGAGCCGAGCGTAGGATCGTCCCAGTTCCTCGGCCGCCCCGTGCATCGATCCCTCTCGGTCGACGGCCGCGAGCATCTCGATGTCGCGGCGATCGATCGTGACGTCGCCGGCCGAGAGTTTCGTGCTGAAGTCCTTCTCGATGCCCATCGCTGTCTCCGTGCGGTCTTGCTCAATAGAGCAGTTCGCCGTCGATAAACTTCCGGGTGCGTTCGTCCCGCGGGTCGTCGAAGACCGTCGCCGTCTCGCCGACCTCGATGATGCCGTCGCCGAGCAGGACCGCGACCCGATCGGCGACGCGCTCGGCCTGGTTCATGTCGTGGGTCGCGACGACGACGCCGATGTCCCGGTCGCGCGCCTCGAGCACCGCGTCCTCGATGACGGCCGTGTTCCGCGGATCCAGGTCCGACGTCGGCTCGTCGAGCAACAGGACGTCGGGATCGTACGCGAGCGCGCGGGCGAACGCGACGCGCTGAGCCTCGCCGCCCGAGAGCGACCCGGCGCTCTGCTCGGCGTCGTCGGCGAGGCCGACGATATCCAGCGCCTCGAGGGTGGTCCCCGCGCCGGGCGCGTCCCCGGTGAGGGACTCGAGCGTCCACTTCGCCCGCTCGAGCCAGGACCGACGGACGCGGATCCCGTACTCGACGTTCCGGCGGACGCTCGCGTCGAACAGGTTCGCCTCCTGGAACACCATTCCGATCCGTCGGCGACAGGCGAGGCGCCGCCGCTCCGAGGCGGCCCAGACGTCGGTACCGTCGTACTCGATCCGTCCGCGCTCCGGCCGCTCGAACAGCGCGAGCAGGCGCAACAGGGTCGACTTACCGACCCCGGACGGACCGATTATCGCGACGACTTCTCCGGGCGATACCGACAGCGAGACGTTCTCGAAGACCGGGTCGCCGTCGTAGCCGTGGTGAACGTCGGCGACGTCGAGCGTCACCGGTACCCCCCGGAGTCGCTCCCCAGCCGAACGACGATAGCGTTGACGAGCAGTACCAGGGCGACGAGCAGCGCCCCGAGGATCAGCGCGGTCTCGAACCGGCCCTGTCGCGCCTCGAGTTGAATCGCGGTCGTGAGCGTTCGGGTGTAGGATTCGCCGTCGGGTCCGGCGATGTTCCCGCCGACGATGAGGACGGAGCCGACCTCGCTGATCGCCCGGCCGAAGCCGGCGAGGACGGCCGTCGCGATGCCGTATCTCGCTTCCTTGATCGTGACGAGGGCGACGTCGAACCGCGTTCCGCCGATCGCGAACGCCGCGTCGCGGACGCCCTGATCGACGCTCGAGACGGCCGCGAGACTGACGCCGGTGATGACCGGCGCGGCGAGGACGAACTGCGACACGATCATCGCCTCGCGGGTGAAGACGAGTTCGAACGACCCGAGCGGCCCCTGGTTCGAGACCGCAAACAGAACGAGGAGGCCGACGACGACGCTCGGAAACCCCATCCCGGTGTTGATGAGCGACGCGAGTAGCCGCTTGCCCCGGAACTCCGCGAATCCGATCAGGAGCGCGACCGGGAGGCTACACAGCGTGCTCAGCGCGACCGCGATAAGACTCACGTACAGCGAGACGTAGACGATGCTCCGGATGTACGTCCACTCGAAGGGGAACTCGATCAACAGCGGCACCAGCGATCCGGTTCCAGGTATCATCCCTATCGCGTGTCAGTCGTCGTCGGTCGCTCCCTCCCAGTCCTCCGGAACGTACTGCTGGAAGTTCGGCTCTTCGGCCAGCGCCTCGGGGAAGAACAGCTTGTTCGCCGTCGACGGCGTACTCCTCGATGAGCCGCTGGCCCTCGGCGCTCGTGAGGTAACCGATGTACGCCATCGAGAGGTCATACTCGACGTTCTCGTGGACCGCGGGGTTAACCGCGGCGATTCCGTACGGATTCGCGAGCAGTTCCGGGCCGCCCTCGATCGGTCCCTCGACGAGAATCTCGAGGTCGATGTCCGACTGCATCGAGAGGTACGTTCCGCGGTCGGCGAGCGTGTAGCCGCCGCTCTGATCGGCTTGCGTGAGCACTTCCCCCATCCCCTGGCCGGCTTCCCGGTACCACTCGCCGAGATCGTCGTCGGTCGTTTCGGCCGCGTCCCAGATCGCGAGTTCCTTCGTGTGCGTCCCGGATTCGTCGCCGCGCGAGACGAACGTCGCTTCCGCCGCGGCGATCGCGTCGAACGCCTCGGTGGCGCTTTCCGTCCCGATCGCCGCCGGATCGTCCGACGGCCCGACGGTGACGAAGTCGTTGAACATGAGATCGCGACGGTTGACGCCGTACCCTCCCTGAGGAACTCGTCTTCGAGCGAGCGTGCGTGAACCAGGACCACGTCCGAGTCGCCGTTGCG
This DNA window, taken from Natronococcus sp. CG52, encodes the following:
- the samp2 gene encoding ubiquitin-like small modifier protein SAMP2, with the protein product MHVTVDVKGEGSHELALEDVATDAPEPTYADLLREVDLSPHEVSVLVDGRPVPEDQPVESERVTVLRLIKGGSLSPVWTRVASPSPRSP
- a CDS encoding amino acid ABC transporter ATP-binding protein, whose translation is MTLDVADVHHGYDGDPVFENVSLSVSPGEVVAIIGPSGVGKSTLLRLLALFERPERGRIEYDGTDVWAASERRRLACRRRIGMVFQEANLFDASVRRNVEYGIRVRRSWLERAKWTLESLTGDAPGAGTTLEALDIVGLADDAEQSAGSLSGGEAQRVAFARALAYDPDVLLLDEPTSDLDPRNTAVIEDAVLEARDRDIGVVVATHDMNQAERVADRVAVLLGDGIIEVGETATVFDDPRDERTRKFIDGELLY
- a CDS encoding ABC transporter permease; the protein is MIPGTGSLVPLLIEFPFEWTYIRSIVYVSLYVSLIAVALSTLCSLPVALLIGFAEFRGKRLLASLINTGMGFPSVVVGLLVLFAVSNQGPLGSFELVFTREAMIVSQFVLAAPVITGVSLAAVSSVDQGVRDAAFAIGGTRFDVALVTIKEARYGIATAVLAGFGRAISEVGSVLIVGGNIAGPDGESYTRTLTTAIQLEARQGRFETALILGALLVALVLLVNAIVVRLGSDSGGYR